Proteins encoded by one window of Lycium barbarum isolate Lr01 chromosome 11, ASM1917538v2, whole genome shotgun sequence:
- the LOC132618148 gene encoding uncharacterized protein LOC132618148 — protein sequence MLFADDIVLIDETRSGVNAKLEDWRQTLESKGFKLNRTKTEYLECKFSEAPQEAGLEVRLGTQVIQKKSSFKYLGSIMQGSGEIDDDVTHRIGAGWMKWRLASGVLCDKKVPPQLKGKFYKVVVRPTMLYGAECWPVKVSHVQKMKVAEMRMLRWMCGHTRSDRIRNEDIRDKVGVASVEDKMREARLRWFGHVKRRDTDAPVRRCERLAMDGFRRGRGRPKKYWGEVIRHDMAQLQLTEDMTLDRRVWRTRIRVEG from the coding sequence atgcttttcgcggatgacatagtcctgatcgatgagactcgtagcggagttaacgctaagctggaggattggagacaaactctggagtctaaagggtttaagctgaataggaccaagacagagtacttagagtgtaagtttagtgaagcacctcaggaggccggcttggaagtgaggcttggtacccaagtcatccagaagaaaagtagtttcaagtatcttgggtctattatgcaaggcagcggggagattgacgatgatgtcacacatcgtattggggcagggtggatgaaatggaggcttgcttccggagtgctatgtgacaagaaggtgccaccacaacttaagggaaagttctacaaagtggtggttagaccgactatgttgtatggggcggagtgttggccagttaaggtttctcacgttcaaaagatgaaagttgctgagatgagaatgttgagatggatgtgtggccacaccaggagtgacaggattaggaatgaggatattcgggacaaggtgggagtggcctcggtggaagacaagatgcgagaagcgagattgagatggtttggacatgtgaagaggagagacacggatgccccagtgcggaggtgtgagaggttggccatggatggtttcagacgaggtaggggtaggccaaagaagtattggggagaggtaattagacacgacatggcgcagttacagcttaccgaggacatgaccttagataggagggtttggaggacccgtattagggtagaaggctag
- the LOC132617205 gene encoding probable helicase MAGATAMA 3 isoform X2: protein MANTTKKKTEKTVPGLVDLVFSWSLKDVLNKDLYKDKVQEILETFTSVDHYLKSFITPLVEETHADLLSNLSIVSRAPALEVLDVKISKDFKPPKGLYYNILLKRTKEGEGEESETKNESKYEPEVGDLIALTDVRPRRIEDLNRPKRSYLIAIVQGMKNEGSDRIPILSSQLIPFQKPDRAKGEHGDKLFIVYLSNLTTNIRIWKALHSDLENANLEIIKTVLKSDPDIGEVDCSLCSVREPKTNAAISYSRAIARSFELDDAQQKAVVSCIATRECAHRNMVKLIWGPPGTGKTKTVASLLYVLLKMKCRTLTCAPTNIAVLGVTKRLMQNVQRFLQYDTYGLGDIVLFGNGERMKIDDHEDLFDVFLNNRVAALVSCLSPYNGWRIGIQSMICLLEDPEEQYRKYLEKQKDKDHDSDDNEDIDDEEEEEKASVTCRESTLGQKDGKINDQGLEKNRKSKLWKKFVLDTLKENKKNGKQNSQKRNNLKAANEANKVKNEGEASNKETIVWTFEEFVNKRFKWIHNQLKFCLTSLYTHLPTSFISLEVAKEMIRLLEMLQTLGKLSATVEPSEGSREILPGFDTRNKTRLFNIRAMKTECIKVLKFLNESISLPNFIEDYQIRSFCLKGACLIFCTASSSTKLHTEGMTPMEMVVIDEAAQLKECESTIPLQLPGLRHAILIGDEKQLPAMVQSKICEKTEFGRSLFERLVILGHKKHLLNVQYRMHPKISMFPNREFYQKKIKDGPNVKGEKYEKRFLKGSMFGSYSFINVSSGNEEVDDKHSTRNKAEAFVVAEILANLHKEFVSSKQKVRVGCISPYKAQVYAIQQILGKTYSTDVKSDFSVNVRSVDGFQGGEEDVIIISTVRCNLRGSVGFLSNLQRANVALTRARYCLWIVGNGTTLVNSGSIWKNLVIDAKARGCYFDVTEDKRLNQAILNATIELGQLEMLLRTDSSIFQTAKWKVIFSEDFSKSIAIIKDVEIAKEVVSLLVKLSSGWRKSEKNSTFSNKGGNSSVLLEVYGVKHLKLIWTTDIQQQNSTYVQVLKIWDILQGRHIPKLVKALDIHFGKYTVDMMNRCKYKRVERNFVFPMTWPIEGNAVSRTSSAHGDREDNLARQLGGMSLRDKAGSSRSSK, encoded by the exons ATGGCAAATACTACAAAGAAGAAAACAGAGAAAACAGTTCCTGGCTTAGTGGATTTGGTGTTTTCTTGGTCTTTAAAGGATGTGTTGAACAAAGATCTTTACAAAGACAAG GTTCAAGAAATTCTAGAGACATTCACGTCGGTTGATCATTACCTGAAGTCATTCATTACTCCACTTGTTGAAGAAACACATGCTGATTTGCTCTCAAATTTGTCCATAGTTTCGCGAGCCCCTGCACTCGAGGTTCTTGATGTTAAAATATCAAAAGACTTTAAGCCTCCTAAAGGTTTATATTataatattttgttgaaaagaaCTAAAGAGGGAGAAGGAGAGGAAAGTGAAACGAAGAATGAATCGAAATACGAGCCAGAGGTTGGTGATCTGATCGCACTAACAGATGTGAGACCAAGAAGAATTGAGGATTTGAACAGGCCTAAGAGATCTTATCTCATTGCTATTGTTCAAgggatgaaaaatgaaggttCAGACAGGATACCTATCCTATCTTCACAGCTTATTCCGTTTCAGAAACCGGATAGGGCAAAGGGTGAACATGGGGACAAGCTTTTTATTGTGTATCTTTCTAATTTAACAACGAATATTCGAATATGGAAAGCGTTGCATTCAGACCTTGAAAATGCAAACTTGGAGATCATTAAGACTGTGTTGAAAAGTGATCCCGATATT GGTGAAGTTGACTGCTCCCTTTGCTCCGTTAGAGAACCTAAAACTAATGCTGCTATATCATATTCAAGAGCCATCGCTCGGTCCTTTGAGCTAGACGATGCTCAACAAAAGGCTGTTGTAAGTTGTATTGCTACAAGAGAATGTGCTCACCGGAATATGGTAAAGCTAATTTGGGGTCCTCCCGGAACCGGGAAGACCAAAACAGTTGCCTCTTTACTTTATGTCCTGTTAAAGATGAAATGCAGAACTTTGACCTGTGCACCCACGAACATTGCTGTGTTAGGAGTTACAAAGAGGCTGATGCAGAATGTACAACGTTTTCTACAATATGATACATATGGTTTAGGAGACATCGTCTTATTTGGTAATGGGGAAAGAATGAAGATCGATGATCATGAAGATCTGTTCGATGTATTTCTTAACAACCGTGTTGCTGCTCTTGTTAGCTGCTTGTCTCCGTATAATGGTTGGAGAATTGGTATACAGTCTATGATATGTTTGCTTGAGGATCCCGAAGAGCAATATCGTAAGTACTTAGAAAAGCAAAAGGATAAGGACCATGACAGTGATGATAATGAGGATATAGATGATGAGGAAGAGGAAGAAAAAGCAAGTGTTACTTGTCGAGAATCTACTTTGGGCCAAAAAGATGGAAAGATCAACGATCAAGGACTTGAAAAAAATAGAAAGAGTAAGTTGTGGAAGAAATTTGTCCTTGACACCTTAAAAGAGAACAAGAAGAACGGTAAACAAAATTCTCAAAAGAGGAACAACTTGAAAGCAGCTAACGAAGCGAACAAGGTCAAGAACGAAGGGGAGGCGAGCAACAAAGAAACCATTGTGTGGACATTTGAGGAGTTTGTTAACAAAAGATTCAAATGGATCCACAACCAGTTAAAATTTTGCCTAACGAGCTTGTACACACATCTACCTACTTCTTTCATTTCACTGGAAGTAGCAAAGGAAATGATCAGACTACTTGAGATGCTTCAAACGCTTGGAAAATTGTCTGCTACTGTGGAACCATCTGAAGGATCAAGAGAAATTCTACCGGGATTTGATACAAGGAATAAGACAAGACTTTTTAATATTCGTGCAATGAAAACAGAATGCATAAAAGTATTGAAATTTCTTAACGAAAGTATCTCTCTTCCCAATTTCATCGAGGACTACCAAATCCGAAGTTTTTGTCTGAAAGGTGCTTGCTTGATTTTCTGCACGGCTTCTAGCTCCACGAAATTGCACACAGAAGGAATGACGCCAATGGAGATGGTGGTAATTGATGAAGCCGCTCAGCTGAAAGAATGTGAATCCACTATTCCGTTACAACTCCCTGGTCTCCGCCATGCTATACTCATCGGAGATGAGAAACAATTGCCTGCAATGGTTCAGAGCAAG ATCTGTGAGAAGACAGAGTTCGGCAGGAGCTTATTTGAAAGGCTAGTAATTTTAGGACACAAGAAGCACCTTCTTAATGTTCAATATAGGATGCATCCGAAAATAAGTATGTTCCCGAATAGAGAGTTCTATCAGAAGAAAATTAAGGATGGTCCTAATGTGAAAGGAGAAAAATATGAGAAGAGATTTCTTAAAGGAAGTATGTTTGGCTCCTATTCATTCATTAACGTAAGTAGTGGAAATGAAGAGGTTGATGACAAACACAGCACGAGAAATAAGGCAGAAGCTTTCGTTGTAGCTGAGATACTTGCCAACCTTCACAAAG AATTTGTCTCTTCAAAACAAAAAGTCCGTGTTGGCTGTATATCTCCTTACAAGGCTCAAGTTTATGCTATTCAACAAATTCTTGGCAAGACATATAGCACAGATGTTAAGAGCGACTTCTCGGTGAATGTACGCTCCGTTGATGGTTTTCAAGGTGGTGAAGAGGATGTGATAATTATCTCTACTGTTCGTTGTAATCTCCGTGGATCAGTTGGTTTCCTCTCTAATCTTCAGAGAGCAAACGTAGCACTGACACGAGCAAG ATACTGCCTTTGGATAGTAGGAAATGGCACAACTTTGGTTAATAGTGGTTCCATATGGAAGAATTTAGTCATTGATGCCAAGGCTCGTGGCTGTTACTTTGATGTTACTGAAGACAAGCGATTGAATCAAGCAATTTTGAATGCGACCATTGAACTTGGCCAGCTAGAAATGTTACTCAGAACGGACTCCTCTATATTCCAAACAGCCAAGTGGAAG GTTATATTTAGTGAGGATTTCTCAAAGTCCATCGCTATAATAAAGGATGTGGAGATCGCTAAAGAAGTGGTTTCCCTTTTGGTGAAACTTTCAAGTGGTTGGCGTAAGTCGGAAAAAAACAGCACATTCAGCAACAAGGGCGGGAATTCTTCTGTACTGTTGGAGGTGTATGGGGTCAAGCACCTAAAACTGATTTGGACTACAGATATTCAGCAGCAGAACTCGACGTATGTTCAAGTATTAAAGATATGGGATATTTTACAAGGACGTCATATACCAAAGTTGGTAAAGGCCCTTGACATCCACTTTGGTAAATATACAGTGGATATGATGAATCGTTGCAAATACAAACGTGTGGAAAG GAACTTTGTATTTCCAATGACTTGGCCAATTGAAGGAAATGCTGTCTCGAGAACCAGCTCGGCTCATGGTGACCGAGAAGACAACTTGGCACGTCAATTGGGAGGGATGAGCTTGAGGGATAAAGCGGGATCTTCAAGAAGTTCCAAGTGA
- the LOC132617205 gene encoding probable helicase MAGATAMA 3 isoform X1: MANTTKKKTEKTVPGLVDLVFSWSLKDVLNKDLYKDKVQEILETFTSVDHYLKSFITPLVEETHADLLSNLSIVSRAPALEVLDVKISKDFKPPKGLYYNILLKRTKEGEGEESETKNESKYEPEVGDLIALTDVRPRRIEDLNRPKRSYLIAIVQGMKNEGSDRIPILSSQLIPFQKPDRAKGEHGDKLFIVYLSNLTTNIRIWKALHSDLENANLEIIKTVLKSDPDIGEVDCSLCSVREPKTNAAISYSRAIARSFELDDAQQKAVVSCIATRECAHRNMVKLIWGPPGTGKTKTVASLLYVLLKMKCRTLTCAPTNIAVLGVTKRLMQNVQRFLQYDTYGLGDIVLFGNGERMKIDDHEDLFDVFLNNRVAALVSCLSPYNGWRIGIQSMICLLEDPEEQYRKYLEKQKDKDHDSDDNEDIDDEEEEEKASVTCRESTLGQKDGKINDQGLEKNRKSKLWKKFVLDTLKENKKNGKQNSQKRNNLKAANEANKVKNEGEASNKETIVWTFEEFVNKRFKWIHNQLKFCLTSLYTHLPTSFISLEVAKEMIRLLEMLQTLGKLSATVEPSEGSREILPGFDTRNKTRLFNIRAMKTECIKVLKFLNESISLPNFIEDYQIRSFCLKGACLIFCTASSSTKLHTEGMTPMEMVVIDEAAQLKECESTIPLQLPGLRHAILIGDEKQLPAMVQSKICEKTEFGRSLFERLVILGHKKHLLNVQYRMHPKISMFPNREFYQKKIKDGPNVKGEKYEKRFLKGSMFGSYSFINVSSGNEEVDDKHSTRNKAEAFVVAEILANLHKEFVSSKQKVRVGCISPYKAQVYAIQQILGKTYSTDVKSDFSVNVRSVDGFQGGEEDVIIISTVRCNLRGSVGFLSNLQRANVALTRARYCLWIVGNGTTLVNSGSIWKNLVIDAKARGCYFDVTEDKRLNQAILNATIELGQLEMLLRTDSSIFQTAKWKVIFSEDFSKSIAIIKDVEIAKEVVSLLVKLSSGWRKSEKNSTFSNKGGNSSVLLEVYGVKHLKLIWTTDIQQQNSTYVQVLKIWDILQGRHIPKLVKALDIHFGKYTVDMMNRCKYKRVERNFVFPMTWPIEGNAVSRTSSAHGDREDNLARQLGGMSLRDKAGSSRSSNNFQKSKMKKGQLFREVKPNQLADDFMERYMRNKSK, translated from the exons ATGGCAAATACTACAAAGAAGAAAACAGAGAAAACAGTTCCTGGCTTAGTGGATTTGGTGTTTTCTTGGTCTTTAAAGGATGTGTTGAACAAAGATCTTTACAAAGACAAG GTTCAAGAAATTCTAGAGACATTCACGTCGGTTGATCATTACCTGAAGTCATTCATTACTCCACTTGTTGAAGAAACACATGCTGATTTGCTCTCAAATTTGTCCATAGTTTCGCGAGCCCCTGCACTCGAGGTTCTTGATGTTAAAATATCAAAAGACTTTAAGCCTCCTAAAGGTTTATATTataatattttgttgaaaagaaCTAAAGAGGGAGAAGGAGAGGAAAGTGAAACGAAGAATGAATCGAAATACGAGCCAGAGGTTGGTGATCTGATCGCACTAACAGATGTGAGACCAAGAAGAATTGAGGATTTGAACAGGCCTAAGAGATCTTATCTCATTGCTATTGTTCAAgggatgaaaaatgaaggttCAGACAGGATACCTATCCTATCTTCACAGCTTATTCCGTTTCAGAAACCGGATAGGGCAAAGGGTGAACATGGGGACAAGCTTTTTATTGTGTATCTTTCTAATTTAACAACGAATATTCGAATATGGAAAGCGTTGCATTCAGACCTTGAAAATGCAAACTTGGAGATCATTAAGACTGTGTTGAAAAGTGATCCCGATATT GGTGAAGTTGACTGCTCCCTTTGCTCCGTTAGAGAACCTAAAACTAATGCTGCTATATCATATTCAAGAGCCATCGCTCGGTCCTTTGAGCTAGACGATGCTCAACAAAAGGCTGTTGTAAGTTGTATTGCTACAAGAGAATGTGCTCACCGGAATATGGTAAAGCTAATTTGGGGTCCTCCCGGAACCGGGAAGACCAAAACAGTTGCCTCTTTACTTTATGTCCTGTTAAAGATGAAATGCAGAACTTTGACCTGTGCACCCACGAACATTGCTGTGTTAGGAGTTACAAAGAGGCTGATGCAGAATGTACAACGTTTTCTACAATATGATACATATGGTTTAGGAGACATCGTCTTATTTGGTAATGGGGAAAGAATGAAGATCGATGATCATGAAGATCTGTTCGATGTATTTCTTAACAACCGTGTTGCTGCTCTTGTTAGCTGCTTGTCTCCGTATAATGGTTGGAGAATTGGTATACAGTCTATGATATGTTTGCTTGAGGATCCCGAAGAGCAATATCGTAAGTACTTAGAAAAGCAAAAGGATAAGGACCATGACAGTGATGATAATGAGGATATAGATGATGAGGAAGAGGAAGAAAAAGCAAGTGTTACTTGTCGAGAATCTACTTTGGGCCAAAAAGATGGAAAGATCAACGATCAAGGACTTGAAAAAAATAGAAAGAGTAAGTTGTGGAAGAAATTTGTCCTTGACACCTTAAAAGAGAACAAGAAGAACGGTAAACAAAATTCTCAAAAGAGGAACAACTTGAAAGCAGCTAACGAAGCGAACAAGGTCAAGAACGAAGGGGAGGCGAGCAACAAAGAAACCATTGTGTGGACATTTGAGGAGTTTGTTAACAAAAGATTCAAATGGATCCACAACCAGTTAAAATTTTGCCTAACGAGCTTGTACACACATCTACCTACTTCTTTCATTTCACTGGAAGTAGCAAAGGAAATGATCAGACTACTTGAGATGCTTCAAACGCTTGGAAAATTGTCTGCTACTGTGGAACCATCTGAAGGATCAAGAGAAATTCTACCGGGATTTGATACAAGGAATAAGACAAGACTTTTTAATATTCGTGCAATGAAAACAGAATGCATAAAAGTATTGAAATTTCTTAACGAAAGTATCTCTCTTCCCAATTTCATCGAGGACTACCAAATCCGAAGTTTTTGTCTGAAAGGTGCTTGCTTGATTTTCTGCACGGCTTCTAGCTCCACGAAATTGCACACAGAAGGAATGACGCCAATGGAGATGGTGGTAATTGATGAAGCCGCTCAGCTGAAAGAATGTGAATCCACTATTCCGTTACAACTCCCTGGTCTCCGCCATGCTATACTCATCGGAGATGAGAAACAATTGCCTGCAATGGTTCAGAGCAAG ATCTGTGAGAAGACAGAGTTCGGCAGGAGCTTATTTGAAAGGCTAGTAATTTTAGGACACAAGAAGCACCTTCTTAATGTTCAATATAGGATGCATCCGAAAATAAGTATGTTCCCGAATAGAGAGTTCTATCAGAAGAAAATTAAGGATGGTCCTAATGTGAAAGGAGAAAAATATGAGAAGAGATTTCTTAAAGGAAGTATGTTTGGCTCCTATTCATTCATTAACGTAAGTAGTGGAAATGAAGAGGTTGATGACAAACACAGCACGAGAAATAAGGCAGAAGCTTTCGTTGTAGCTGAGATACTTGCCAACCTTCACAAAG AATTTGTCTCTTCAAAACAAAAAGTCCGTGTTGGCTGTATATCTCCTTACAAGGCTCAAGTTTATGCTATTCAACAAATTCTTGGCAAGACATATAGCACAGATGTTAAGAGCGACTTCTCGGTGAATGTACGCTCCGTTGATGGTTTTCAAGGTGGTGAAGAGGATGTGATAATTATCTCTACTGTTCGTTGTAATCTCCGTGGATCAGTTGGTTTCCTCTCTAATCTTCAGAGAGCAAACGTAGCACTGACACGAGCAAG ATACTGCCTTTGGATAGTAGGAAATGGCACAACTTTGGTTAATAGTGGTTCCATATGGAAGAATTTAGTCATTGATGCCAAGGCTCGTGGCTGTTACTTTGATGTTACTGAAGACAAGCGATTGAATCAAGCAATTTTGAATGCGACCATTGAACTTGGCCAGCTAGAAATGTTACTCAGAACGGACTCCTCTATATTCCAAACAGCCAAGTGGAAG GTTATATTTAGTGAGGATTTCTCAAAGTCCATCGCTATAATAAAGGATGTGGAGATCGCTAAAGAAGTGGTTTCCCTTTTGGTGAAACTTTCAAGTGGTTGGCGTAAGTCGGAAAAAAACAGCACATTCAGCAACAAGGGCGGGAATTCTTCTGTACTGTTGGAGGTGTATGGGGTCAAGCACCTAAAACTGATTTGGACTACAGATATTCAGCAGCAGAACTCGACGTATGTTCAAGTATTAAAGATATGGGATATTTTACAAGGACGTCATATACCAAAGTTGGTAAAGGCCCTTGACATCCACTTTGGTAAATATACAGTGGATATGATGAATCGTTGCAAATACAAACGTGTGGAAAG GAACTTTGTATTTCCAATGACTTGGCCAATTGAAGGAAATGCTGTCTCGAGAACCAGCTCGGCTCATGGTGACCGAGAAGACAACTTGGCACGTCAATTGGGAGGGATGAGCTTGAGGGATAAAGCGGGATCTTCAAGAAGTTCCAA TAATTTTCAGAAGTCCAAGATGAAGAAAGGACAATTGTTTCGCGAAGTGAAACCAAATCAACTTGCTGATGATTTTATGGAACGATATATGCGCAACAAGTCCAAATAG